A part of Perca fluviatilis chromosome 15, GENO_Pfluv_1.0, whole genome shotgun sequence genomic DNA contains:
- the LOC120574295 gene encoding uncharacterized protein LOC120574295 isoform X2 — MDSIEKAIRTVLPQLDEAKLETLVNELVKVGVEGPDDLQFIQEDDIKHLLTPIQCRKIIHSLKGPSNPQLSPSSSEPLSVASSSTCPVSSNSHISAWVNSFEVPWNKVRLTLRRAVDAGERPAPDDRRHLIKVTVDAMREHSLNPTRRECVVVAKAITQKYPNSFLDKNEEGELIGCGYFSIINQLKTRVEYLNRGNTLSRLRKHKRTQRDDEDGDDDQPAVTSCARIDSYGCVRWQPEDYPDGETPASLEEKKLEMMDIFSREGLKGTERGRVKDLMAITYAKQREYINAKPSPSILDVGKEWPFLLSQKFLLSHFTTLTNVELYTRLNEDLDKKGKRLLDFFSSQITKWRKEVRAVLKEAIKKDREGSDGLAALLVMLAHFKEQEESLFLMADVDEPLIVQVYRRLPLPQTQRPSCLSQSLQGSSCSERQS, encoded by the exons ATGGACTCCATTGAGAAGGCCATACGGACCGTGCTACCACAGCTAGATGAAGCAAAGCTTGAAACTTTAGTCAATGAGTTGGTGAAAGTAGGTGTTGAAGGACCAGATGATCTGCAGTTTATTCAAGAAGATGACATCAAACATCTGCTCACACCCATTCAGTGCAGAAAAATTATTCATTCCTTGAAAG GTCCTTCCAATCCCCAGCTGAGCCCTTCATCGTCTGAGCCACTGTCAGTTGCCTCTTCCAGCACATGCCCCGTATCATCTAATAGTCACATCTCTGCATGGGTGAACAGTTTTGAGGTGCCATGGAACAAAGTCAGGCTGACTCTTAGACGAGCAGTAGATGCTGGTGAGAGGCCAGCTCCGGATGACCGCAGACACTTGATAAAAGTCACTGTTGATGCGATGAGAGAGCATTCCTTGAACCCTACTCGCAGAGAGTGTGTGGTAGTGGCTAAAGCTATAACTCAAAAATATCCAAATAGCTTTTTAGACAAAAATGAAGAGGGGGAGTTAATTGGATGTGGctatttcagcattataaaTCAGCTCAAAACCAGAGTAGAATATTTGAATCGAGGCAACACTCTTTCCCGTCTGAGGAAGCACAAACGCACCCAGAGAGATGATGAGGATGGTGATGATGACCAGCCAGCAGTAACTTCATGTGCAAGAATCGACAGTTATGGGTGTGTTCGTTGGCAGCCAGAGGACTATCCAGATGGGGAAACACCAGCATCATTAGAGGAAAAGAAGCTTGAGATGATGGATATATTCAGCCGAGAGGGACTCAAGGGCACTGAGAGAGGAAGAGTTAAAGACCTAATGGCAATCACTTATGCCAAACAGCGGGAATACATTAACGCAAAGCCTTCCCCAAGCATTCTGGATGTGGGTAAAGAGTGGCCATTTCTCTTATCACAGAAGTTTTTATTGTCACACTTCACCACTCTCACCAATGTTGAACTATACACAAGACTGAATGAAGATTTGGACAAAAAGGGTAAAAGACTCCTGGATTTCTTCAGTAGTCAGATTACAAAGTGGAGGAAAGAAGTAAGAGCTGTTCTGAAGGAAGCCATAAAGAAGGACAGAGAAGGATCTGATGGCCTAGCAGCGCTGCTTGTGATGTTGGCACACTTCAAAGAGCAAGAGGAGTCACTTTTTCTCATGGCTGAT GTTGATGAGCCTCTAATTGTTCAAGTATACAG GAGACTACCACTCCCGCAGACGCAGAGGCCCAGCTGTCTCTCCCAATCACTCCAAGGATCATCATGCTCG GAGAGACAATCCTGA
- the LOC120574295 gene encoding uncharacterized protein LOC120574295 isoform X1, giving the protein MDSIEKAIRTVLPQLDEAKLETLVNELVKVGVEGPDDLQFIQEDDIKHLLTPIQCRKIIHSLKGPSNPQLSPSSSEPLSVASSSTCPVSSNSHISAWVNSFEVPWNKVRLTLRRAVDAGERPAPDDRRHLIKVTVDAMREHSLNPTRRECVVVAKAITQKYPNSFLDKNEEGELIGCGYFSIINQLKTRVEYLNRGNTLSRLRKHKRTQRDDEDGDDDQPAVTSCARIDSYGCVRWQPEDYPDGETPASLEEKKLEMMDIFSREGLKGTERGRVKDLMAITYAKQREYINAKPSPSILDVGKEWPFLLSQKFLLSHFTTLTNVELYTRLNEDLDKKGKRLLDFFSSQITKWRKEVRAVLKEAIKKDREGSDGLAALLVMLAHFKEQEESLFLMADETTTPADAEAQLSLPITPRIIMLGETILTAKKWMLSIEGRVVIPPGAHMADFTTALATLFASYYVFNLEYQVEASTTLEFVQRFLVRINPDSNKCTAKEQMSKTTGRVVKRKTSYMNPNVISFIRDFTEFYLLTG; this is encoded by the exons ATGGACTCCATTGAGAAGGCCATACGGACCGTGCTACCACAGCTAGATGAAGCAAAGCTTGAAACTTTAGTCAATGAGTTGGTGAAAGTAGGTGTTGAAGGACCAGATGATCTGCAGTTTATTCAAGAAGATGACATCAAACATCTGCTCACACCCATTCAGTGCAGAAAAATTATTCATTCCTTGAAAG GTCCTTCCAATCCCCAGCTGAGCCCTTCATCGTCTGAGCCACTGTCAGTTGCCTCTTCCAGCACATGCCCCGTATCATCTAATAGTCACATCTCTGCATGGGTGAACAGTTTTGAGGTGCCATGGAACAAAGTCAGGCTGACTCTTAGACGAGCAGTAGATGCTGGTGAGAGGCCAGCTCCGGATGACCGCAGACACTTGATAAAAGTCACTGTTGATGCGATGAGAGAGCATTCCTTGAACCCTACTCGCAGAGAGTGTGTGGTAGTGGCTAAAGCTATAACTCAAAAATATCCAAATAGCTTTTTAGACAAAAATGAAGAGGGGGAGTTAATTGGATGTGGctatttcagcattataaaTCAGCTCAAAACCAGAGTAGAATATTTGAATCGAGGCAACACTCTTTCCCGTCTGAGGAAGCACAAACGCACCCAGAGAGATGATGAGGATGGTGATGATGACCAGCCAGCAGTAACTTCATGTGCAAGAATCGACAGTTATGGGTGTGTTCGTTGGCAGCCAGAGGACTATCCAGATGGGGAAACACCAGCATCATTAGAGGAAAAGAAGCTTGAGATGATGGATATATTCAGCCGAGAGGGACTCAAGGGCACTGAGAGAGGAAGAGTTAAAGACCTAATGGCAATCACTTATGCCAAACAGCGGGAATACATTAACGCAAAGCCTTCCCCAAGCATTCTGGATGTGGGTAAAGAGTGGCCATTTCTCTTATCACAGAAGTTTTTATTGTCACACTTCACCACTCTCACCAATGTTGAACTATACACAAGACTGAATGAAGATTTGGACAAAAAGGGTAAAAGACTCCTGGATTTCTTCAGTAGTCAGATTACAAAGTGGAGGAAAGAAGTAAGAGCTGTTCTGAAGGAAGCCATAAAGAAGGACAGAGAAGGATCTGATGGCCTAGCAGCGCTGCTTGTGATGTTGGCACACTTCAAAGAGCAAGAGGAGTCACTTTTTCTCATGGCTGAT GAGACTACCACTCCCGCAGACGCAGAGGCCCAGCTGTCTCTCCCAATCACTCCAAGGATCATCATGCTCG GAGAGACAATCCTGACTGCAAAAAAATGGATGCTGTCGATCGAGGGGAGGGTCGTAATCCCACCTGGTGCTCACATGGCGGACTTCACCACTGCCTTGGCCACTCTCTTCGCCTCTTACTATGTATTCAACCTAGAATATCAGGTGGAAGCCAGCACAACACTGGAGTTTGTTCagag GTTTTTAGTCAGGATTAATCCTGACTCCAACAAGTGCACTGCCAAGGAGCAGATGAGCAAGACGACTGGGAGAGTGGTGAAGCGGAAGACTTCATACATGAACCCCAATGTAATCTCCTTCATCAGGGACTTCACAGAGTTCTACTTGCTAACTGGCTAG